From the Terriglobales bacterium genome, the window TTCCGCAAGTCCCCACAGGCGAAATCGACAAAGAGGGGCTGATCCGGGCTAAGACGGAACGCGGCATCTGTCGCGTGATCTGCTTTTCTCCGCGCCACGACCTTACTATTTCCAACATGGAACCCGACGATGTCACGCGTGTGGTTCAGGTCTGGAGCGAACAGTACAAGGAACTAGGTTCGATCGATTGGATCAACCACGTGCAAATCTTCGAGAACCGCGGCGAGATGATGGGCGCGAGCAATCCGCATCCACATTGCCAGATATGGGCGAATGAAACGGTTCCGAATTTGCCGGCGGCTGAGCAGAGTGCACAATTGGAGTTTCGCAAGCAGAAGGATCGCTGCATGTTGTGTGAATACCTGGCGTTGGAGCGAGACAACGGTGAGCGTGTGGTTTGCGCGAATGACTTTTTTACTGTTGTGGTGCCATTTTGGGCGGTGTGGCCCTTCGAAGTATTGGTGCTGGCTAACCACCATTGCACTGGGCTGGACGAATTGGACGTGAGTGGACGACGTGGACTGGCCGATGTTTTGCGACGGATTACGTCGCGCTATGACAATGTTTTTGAAGTGTCATTCCCTTATTCGATGGGGTTTCACCAGAGACCTACTGACGGGCAGCCACACCCTGAGTGGCACCTTCATGCGCATTTCTATCCACCGCTTCTTCGCTCGGCGACTGTGCGGAAGTTCATGGTGGGGTATGAAATGCTCGCGAGTCCTCAGCGGGACATAACACCGGAATCGGCAGCCGAGAGGATGAGAGCGGCTTCGGAGGCGCCGCTTGGATGACCTGGGCCACGGTCCAACTCTTCGGATCCAGATGGCCAGATTTCGCGATCTCTGTGATTGAGTGAAGCGGTGACGGCGGCACTCGATGAAATTGCTACGGAACACCCGGCCGAGGGCGGCCGGCTCCACGATGGAGCTATCCGCTCATGCGCTTCACTTCGAGTTTCAAATCGAGACGGCGAATCAATCGCAGTAAAGAATTTGGGTGCAGCCCAAGCGATTTCGCGGCTTCGATGTAGCTGCCGTTTGCGTCCTGTAGCGCCTGCAAAATCACTTGGCGTTTCGTGTCCTTCATTGCGCCTGCGTATTTTGTGGCAGGGGCGCCGGCGTGTGTGGCTGTCTCGGAGATCGCATCGGGAAGGTCCTCTACCAAAATAGAATCCGTGGCTCCGAGTACGAGGGCGCGTTCGATTGCGTTCTCCAGTTCACGCACGTTGCCGGGCCAGTCATAGTTCGCCAAGCTCAGCTTTGCTTCAGGCGAGAGAGGTTTCGCGCGCGTGTTGCACTTCTTGGCGGTCTTGCCGATGAAGTGTTCCGCCAAAGGCAGGATGTCTTCGCGACGCTCGCGCAACGGAGGCATCGAGATTGCCACAACGTTTAGGCGATAAAAAAGGTCTTTGCGAAACTTGCCTTCTTCAACCGCTTGCTCAAGATCCTGATTGGTTGCCGCGACCAGGCGCAGGTCAACCTTGATCGGCTTGGTTCCGCCGACACGCTCAAATTCGCGCTGTTGCAAAACGCGCAGCAACTTTGCCTGCAGCGGGAGCGCAAGCTCACCGATTTCATCGAGAAATAACGTTCCTCCCGCAGCCGCTTCGATCTTTCCTTTCTTCTGCGCAACCGCGCCGGTGAATGCTCCTTTTTCGTATCCGAAGAGCTCACTCTCCAGCAGATTTTCAGCAATAGCAGCGCAGTTGATGGGCACGAATGGGGCATTCGCTCGTTTGCTGTTGGTGTGAACGGCATGCGCGACCAGTTCTTTTCCGGTGCCGCTCTCGCCCTGGATCAAAACGGTTGCATCGGTGGGCGCGACTCGACGAATGAATTCGAAGACCTCGCGCATGCGGGCACTCGATCCCACCATATTGTGCTCGATGGTGATCTGGGTTCGCAGCTCGCGATTCTCCTGCCGCAGCTCTTCCAAATAGCCGATGTTGTTGAGGGCGAGACTGGCGAGGCTGGCGATAGCCGTAAGCATTTGCAGATGGTTTGCGTCGAAGCGTACGCGAGCATCTTGCGTATCGAGGTAGATCACGCCCGCCACCCGGCCCGAAATCACAAGTGGAGCGCACAGTAGCGAATGCACCGGTAACTCTGCGAAGCTGGCGCTCTTTTTCAACTCCGTATTGGCGGAGACATTCGTCATCAGCAACGCGCTCTGCTCGCGGAAAACGCGAGCGACAATGGTTTTGCTCACGCGAACCGGAACACTCGGACCCCGACGCCGATCCCATGCGGCAGACCATGCGATCTGGTCGGAGTCATCGGCGAAACAGAGAAGAGCTCCCCGATCAGCGGGTACCACGTCAAAAATCATGCCCAGAAGTTCCCACGCCAGCGAGTCGTGATCGCGCAGTTTGCTGATGTTCTTGGAAATGACGAGCAGCGTATTCAGATCGCGGGCTACGCGGCTGCCCTGCGCAAAGTTTGTAGTGTGCGAATCAGCCTTGAGATAAACCGCGTCGTCTTCGCGAAGCAACGTTTGTGAGCCCTGTACATCGGCAGATTCTTCGAGTTCGGCGCGACTGCGTTGAGGGCGAGCTTCCCCTTCGTGCACGAAGAAGCTGAATACCGAGCTTCCCAGTGAGACCTGATCGCCGTGTTGAAGATAATGCTGCGTCACCGGGATACCGTTCACGACTGTGCCGTGCAGGCTGCCAAGATCCCGAATCAGGAACTGATCGTCTTCGCGAGTAATGACGCAATGCTGGCGCGAGAGGATGGGATCGGCGATGCAGACAAGATTTGCGACTCCGCGGCCAATCGTGGTCTCCTCTTGTTCCAGAGAAACAACCGTCTGCGCGAGTGGTCCGGAATGAACTACGAGCCTGGGGGTCTGCGTGGTCGGCATCTGCAGGAATGTACTTCGAAGATTTAGCACAGTTGACGGTACGTTTGCATCTGGCCGGCCTGGATTAACCGATGAGTTTATGCACCGTTAACCGTTCGGTTAACGCGAGTCCGAACTTGGGACCAGAATGCAGCGGCCCGACTAAGTGCAATCGTCTAAGTTGCTGAAACCGAAACACTTGCTTCGGTGTCCATGTGAATTGGATAGGTCACTTGCTCTGGCAGCATGCGTGCAAAAAGGCTTGGCATGGAGACGACGATGGCAGCCGAAAAAAATTACAAGCCTTGGAATACCCCTGATTTCGAGCTCAAGTTCCGAGAGGCGATGGGCCGCGAGATGACTCGCCAGGAACGCGAATTTTTTGGGCTCATGGATGAAGACGGCGCGCGCGATGAGGAAGCTGGTCCGTCCAGTAGTCCGGCTTCCGAAACGTCTCAATTCGCGTGGCAATCGCTGCGGCGGGTTACACCTCTGCTCGGCTGACTTCGTCACCTTTTCACTTGTTCAAGAAAACGGAGAACTCACATGAAGACCCCGGACTCATACGAATCGAATTGCGATCAGGAAGTGAGAGTGCGCTATATCGATGCGCAGGGCGCATTTCGAGAAGAGCGGCTGCATCTGCTCAACCTCGCGACATTCATCTTGAAAAACATTCAACGCAAGCCTGTTTTGGATTCTGAGGAAATGCACGACTCCTACTGACGTTTCCGTAAGAACTCTCTCACCTCGGAGCGACTCTGGCCAGTTGCCAGGCTGGCCAGAGATCTTTTTCAATTCTTTTTATCAGCTCTACTTGCACAACTGTGCATCTGATTTCCATCCGAATCTCTTCCAGCTATGTAAGCACTTATTATCGACGCAAACCCGACGAGCAGAGGCCCGAAGGGCCGAAAGAAGCGCAGCCCAGTGGCGTCAGCCCTGGGGTGACGGAGCCAGGGAAAATCTGAGCCCTGAAAGGGCGGCATTAATTTTCTCGGAGCCATGAATGAGGGAAATCGAAAATGGGGCCAGCATCGGTTGCCATTGTTACGATCGAATGGTGCCGCCCTTCAGGGCTTCAACTTCTTCGCTGGGCTTTACCCAGGGCTGACGCCGCTGGGCTGCGCTTCTTTCGGCCCTTTGGGCCTGTTTTGATGAGACCGAAGATGCTATAGGAACATAACTTTCGCGTATGCTAGTCATTCATCTTCATCAGCCGAGGACCTCGTGCCGCCAGTACCACAGCCGCCAAATGTGAAACTCACCGCCACCAACGATTATCGCGAGAGCTATTCGAACAGCGTGCAAGTGCGGGTCAGCGTGTGGGATTTCTTTCTTGCCTTCGGAACACTCCGCGCACAAACGCCCAACGAAGTTGAGGTCGCAAACTTTCAGGGAATTTATCTCAGCCCGCAACAGGCGAAGGCGCTGCTGATGATTCTGCAGCAGAACGTTTCCCAATATGAAAGCGCCTTTGGAGAGATCAAGCTTGATCCGCAATTTGCGCAGCAAGGGCCGGTGAATTAGCCGCGATCGCGCCACAGATGCGAAAGCTTGCGCGAGCGCCCAATCCACAGATCGGCAATCTGCAGTGGTTCGCGTTGATTTTCTGCGCGATTTTTCTGCTCCATGCGCCGCTGCTGCGCCTTCCGTACTTTTGGGATGAAGCCGGATACTACATTCCCGCAGCGTATGAGTTCTTCACCTCTGGACATTTGATTCCGCACTCCGTGCCGAGCAACGCTCATCCACCGCTGCCGGCGATATATCTCGCGCTCTGGTGGAAGCTTTCGGCATTCAAACCCGCAGTCACACGCACAGCTATGCTGCTCGTGGCAGCTTTTGCGCTGCTGGCGGTGTACAGCTTAGCGAGACTTTTGAGCAGCAATGCCGTCGCGTTTGCCGTGCTGCTGTGTACTTCGATTTATCCAGTTTGGTTTGCGCAGAGTTCACTCGCGCATTCCGATTTGCCTGCGGCAGCGTTGGTGCTCTGGGGATTCCTCTTTTACTTCCGCAGCTTGCCTCGGGAAGCGTCTGTGTCGGCGGGAGCAAACGCGACGGCAAGCGGCGTCAGCAAACCTCTGCTTGGCTCACTTGTGGCTGCATCAGTGTTTTTTACTTTGGGTGCGCTGTGCAAGGAAACCGCAATCGTGAGTCCGTTAGCGCTGGCCGCCTACGATGCTGTGGCTGCATTTCATCCGGACAAACCGCGAGAACGCGGTTGGTATATGAGGCCAGCGCTGCTCGCCATCAGCATTGTCCCGCTGGCGCTCTGGTTCGCGTACCACCGCGTCCGCACGGGGTTCTTCTTCGGGAATCCAGAATTTTTCGCGTACAACGTGAGTGGTACGCTCACGCCCCTGCGCATCGCGATCTCCCTCTTGCTTCGGCTATGGCAGATGCTCGGATACATGAATATGTGGCTGCTGACGCTGGCGACCATCTGGGCCATGCGATATCCAGCCCTCATGGAAAGCGATGGAACGGAGCGGCGGCGCATTGGGCTTGGCGCGCAGTACCGGATTGCTGCAGTCCTTTGCGCAAATCTGGTTCTGTTCTCCTTCGTGGGAGGAGCTGTTTTAGCCCGGTATCTGTTGCCAACGTATCCGCTTGTTCTATTGATTGGAGTCTCCACTCTGCGGCGACGAATTCCAGAATGGAAATTGGGTGTTGCTCTTGTGATTGCGGGATTTGTACTCGGTCTATTCTCCAATCCGTTCGGCTACATTCCACCGGAGGACAATCTCAGTTATCGCAATTATGTCATCTTGCACAAACAAGCCGCGGATTATCTGCAGCAGCATGATCCGCATGCTCGAGTGCTGACGGCATGGACCGCCACCGACGAGCTGACGAAGCCATTCTTGGGGTACGTGCACCAACCGATGCAGGTTGTAAAAATTGAAGACTTCTCCATGCAACAGATCGAATCAGCGCGAATGGCTGGAGGCCAGTACGATGCCGCTCTGCTGTTTTCCACCAAGCAGGAGCCGAGTGCTTCGTTGCTCGATCGCTGGCCTTGGTGGGAGCGAATCAGCCGCAAATACTTCGGATTTCATCGAGACATCCCGCCGGAGGTCGCAGCGGAGATGCTCGGCGGCCGGATCGTGTGGGAGCGCAGAAGAGGTCAGCAGTGGGCTGCAATTGTTAGCTTTGATCGGGTGGAGAATGCGGCTGTTTGCGACAGAGGCTTATCTTTTTGTCATTCCGAACCGCTGCTGTTGCGGTGAGGAATCCCTATTACCTATCTTTACGCTTCGAGCCTCCAGAAGCTCCGTTCGCCCTGGTGGAGCCCCGGAAAGCGTGGAGATTTATAGGGATTCCTCACCACCATAAAACGGTGGTTCGGAATGACACCAACGTCGCGGTTATTTTCCAGTGACCGGAGCTTGCGTCGCCTTTGCCAGTTTAAGGGTCGCCTTAGCCTGCTTCGATTGTGCTTTCAAAGCCGCCTCGGCAACAGCCGGAGCCGGACGCTTGCCGAAGTATTTGTCAGCGTGCTCTCTCATCAGCGGCATCGCGATATACGGCTTGGAGTAATCGTTGCGGGCGTTCCAAAACAGGAATCCGATGCCGCCGCGATCACGCGACGTGCTTACCTGGCGCATGATGTAATCCGGCGAATACGTCTTGGTGCGCCATGCGAATGCCTGCAGCCACGGACGCAGTACCGTGCCTGTCGGGGCTGTGATCACAGCAAAGCGGTCCATTGACTCGCCGATGAAGTGCTCGGGCGCGTCACCTGGGGCTTTGTAACCGTCCATGCCGAAGAAGTGTGACGGATAGATCATGGGCGAGATCACATCGCAGTACTTCGCCATGCGCGTGATGTCCTGTCCGGTGTGGTTCAGATCGACGTTGCGCTGCCAGGCCATGATTCCAAACACATCGAGCGAAACCAGCACACCCTCAGGGTGAAGCTGCTGATAGGCGCGATCGAGGAAGTCGGCGATTACGTCTGCGCGCTTCCAGTCAGGATGCGCGGTCTGAAAGTAGAACTTCGCGTCCGCCTGGTTTCCCTCTGCGGGAAAACGAACGTAGTCGAACTGAATTTCATCAGCGCCGGACTTCGCCACCCACTTCGCCAATTCGATGTCGTATTCCTGAACTTTAGGATTCGAGCTGTCGGTCCAAACCAGCTTGCCGTTTTCGCGCCAGGGCTGACCTGTGGAACGTGAGCGAACGGCCAGTTCAGAGTGATCGCGCGCGATGTGCTCGTCGCGGAAGAGCGCGATGCGAGCAATTGCATGCATGTTCATCGAGTGCAAAAAACGGACGTACTTGGGCAAATTCGGAATGGCGCGCCGATTGTGCGGCGCCAGTGGATGCTCGAAGGCGACATTCAGCGTGCCATCGCTGTCCTTAATATCGAATACAACCGCGTTCCCGCCGACATCATGCCAATGCTTAACGATTGCGATTCCCTTCGCGCTTGCCGCCATTGCGCCAGTCAAATAAATCGCGCGAACTTCCTCATCCTTTGCCATTGGAACCGAGTGCTCAACCACGGGCTGTGGTTCGATGGTCGGAATCAGGAGCGTCTGGCCCTTCTTTACATAGAGCTGTTTCGGAGCGAGGTGATTCGTCTCACGAATCTGGTCTTCGAGTTCGGCCGCGAGCATTAGCGACGACTGCGATAGAAAGTGGTGCGCAATCGCGCTGACCGGCTCCGCTTTCTCGGGCGTATAAGAAATTGTGTTTGGCGGCAGAGCTTGTGTGCTTGCCGTCTTCTGTTCCGAAGCCGGAGTCGCCTGAGCCGAGGCTTGCGGCGTCGCGGCGCTGGTGGTGCTGCAGCCAAAGTTGATCGCGCAAATAAAGGCTAGAAGCGGGATAAACCGCAGGAGGCGTGAGGGGGAAGCGGAGTTCATTGATTTTTTTGGGTGAGTCTCTGGACTCAGGCCGGACTATAGCATTGATTCCAGAGTACCTGCTTCTGATTCGGAAACTTCAAAGTTACTAAAGGGTTGTATCTGTGTGTGGCCGAGCTGCAACGGGTGAATTTGGTGGCGAGTGACATCAGGCGATCGGCCACAGCCTGTGCAAAACTTTGACGCAACTCAACTTGGCATTTTATGTATCTGACCAAAAGAACAGTCGCTCCAATAATTGGGCGACGTGTCCCAGGGCTCATGAGGGACTCATAAATGAAAACCGGTCTAAATACCGCGCTCGACCCCACCCGACGGGGGTCGGAAGCTGAAGAATTTGAAAGAAATCTCCGCCGCAGGATCGTTGGTCAAGACGATGCCATCCAGAAAATGACCGAAATCTACCAGATGTTTTTGGCGGGGCTGAATCCTCCAGGACGTCCGGTAGGCAACCTTCTCTTTCTTGGGCCTACAGGCACGGGCAAAACGCGCGTAGTCGAAGCTGTCGCTGAGACGCTCTTCGGAGACGCACGAGCCTGCATCAAGATCGACTGCGCCGAGTTTCAACACAGCCACGAGATTGCCAAGCTTATCGGCTCGCCTCCAGGATACCTTGGACATCGCGAAACCCATCCGTTGTTGACTCAAGAGGCGCTGAATCAATGGCATACGGAAAAGCTCCGGCTCTCGCTGTTGCTGTTCGACGAGATTGAGAAGGCGAGCGACTCACTTTGGCAGTTGCTGCTGGGAATCCTTGATAAGGCGACACTTACGCTCGGTGATAACCGCCGTGTCGATCTCTCACAATGCGTGATCGTCATGACGTCGAACCTGGGTGCAGGCGAGATGAGTGAGCTGATCACCGGCGGGCTCGGATTCGGACAGAAGCCAAGCCAAGTCGATGCCAGGCTCGACGACAAAATCACCCGCACCGCGACCGAAGCTGCGCGACGGAAGTTCTCGCCCGAGTTCATGAACCGCATCGACAAGACGGTTGTCTTCAAGACGCTCAAGCCTGAGCACCTGGAGCAGATCCTCGAAATCGAACTGGGCATGGTTCAGCAGAGAATCCTGCAGGCCACCGGCAACGCGCAGTTTGTATTTAGCTGCACGTCTCGGGTAAAGAAGTTCCTGCTGCAGGAAGGCACCGATAATAAATACGGCGCTCGCCACCTGAAGCGCGCAATCGAGAAGAATGTCGTGTTCCCATTAGCGAACCTGGTTGCGACTGGGCAGCTTAAGCTCGGAGACTTCGTCCGCATCGACATGCAGGACGGAAGACTCTCATTCGTGAAAGAAGCCGAAGGTGCATTGGTTCCCGTTCTGCTCGAAAAGTATGGACAGGAGATTGGAACAGCAGCAAGCGCTTCAGCTCGGGGAGCAAGAACCGCTGCAGCAAAGCGCGACTTCGGACCATCGAGTCTGCTCGATAAGTAAGAGCGTCAACCATTAGACGCAAAGGGAAGCCTGGCGGCTTCCCTTTGCTTCTACAGCAGGCTCTTCTGTCGAGCTTTCGCAAACGATTCTTATTGCATCCCGTGGCATCCCGGCAATCAATGTCATGTTTTGCCTTTCCGCGTGAGTCGGCCACTCAGCATTAGCCCCAGCATGCGGAAGTCGCTGATGAACGACCACCAGGGATGCCCAAACGTCGCAGGCTTATTCCCTTCAATCAGGAAGTGACCTGTCCACGCAAAGCCATACGCAATGGGAATCCAAAGAAGAGCCCAAACGTAGTGCCCAGTCGCTAAAGCGATCACAAAAACGGCGAGTCCAAGGATAGTGCCGCAAGCATGCATGACACGGTTGCCGGCTTTCGAGTGCTGCTCGAGATAAAACGCGAAGAACTCGTCGTAGGTGGAGAACTGAGAATCTTTCATCGAGTCCTGGTATTGGATCGCTTAGCGAACTACGCCTTCGAGAGGTGAACTCGCAGTAGCATACAGCTTCTTCGGCATGCGTCCAGCTAAATAAGCGCTGCGACCAGCGATCACCGCGTGCTGCATAGCTTCAGCCATAAGCACCGGATCTTCGGCATTCGCGATTGCGGTATTCATCAAGACGGCGTCAGCTCCAAGCTCCATGGCAACGGTCGCGTCCGATGCTGTGCCGACGCCGGCATCAACGATGAGAGGAATGTCGATGATCATCTCGCGCAAAATGCGAATGGTCGCGGAATTCTGAATGCCGAGACCACTACCGATCGGTGCTCCCAAGGGCATGATTGCGCTGGCCCCGGCGTCAAGCAGTCTTTTTGCGACCACTACATCATCGGAGGTGTAAGGAAGAACCGTGAATCCTTCTTTCACCAGAGTGCGCGTGGCTTCGATGGTCGCCTGCACATCGGGAAACAGAGTTTTCTGATCGCCGATCACTTCAACCTTCACCCACTCTGATAAGCCCACTTCGCGACCAAGCATCGCCGTTCGGATGGCTTCATCGGCGGTGTAACAACCTGCGGTATTCGGCAAGAGAAAGTAACGCTGAGGATCGATGAAGTCGAGTAAAGACTCTTTAGTGCGGTCAAGATTCACTCGTCGCACAGCAACAGTGACGATCTCCGCGCCAGACGCGTCGATCGCGCGACGCGTCTGCTCGCCATTCTTGTATTTTCCCGTTCCGACGATGAGGCGCGAATTGAAGGCGCGTCCGGCAATGACCAGTTCGTCCATGAGGAGATTGTAAAGCTTTCGAAGGCAGCACTCAGCAATCAGCACTCAGCAATCAGCGAATGAGAGTCAGAGGTCAGGACTTAAATTACCGACAAATGCAGGGGCTCTTAAAGTAGAATTTCGCGGCTAAATCCTGATTGTGGAGATTCAATGCAAGACTTTCGACGTCTGGACGTTTGGCAAAAAGCCCACCGGCTGACATTGGAGATTTACCGGCTCACCAAGAATTTTCCATTGGACGAGCGATTTGGCCTCACAAGTCAAATGCGCCGCTGTTCGACCTCGATGCTGCAAACATTTCAGAGGGATGCGGAAGGGGTAGTAATGCCGATTTTCACCGCTTCCTTCAGATGGCCATGGGCTCAGCCTCCGAGCTTGAATATCATCTGCTGCTCTCTCGCGATCTTGGCTACTTAGCCGACGGAGAACACGCACCCTTGCACGAAAAGGGGATTGAAGTGAAAAGAATGCTCACGGCTCTTCTGAGCAAAGTTGAGCGCGATCAAAGCAAAAGTGGATTGGCCAATCGAGCAAATTAGCGTCTGAATGCTGAGTGCTGAGTGCTGACAGCTCTTTTCTAGCTTGTCTCATTCCACAGAAACGCCAGCTCGTCCGCTGTGTCGTTCACAAGCTGTTGGATTGAGACGCCCGCGCTATGCCCGGCCTTCGTTTCATAATGCAGCAGCACGGGGCGATCGCTGGCGTCGTCGGCCTGAAGTTCGGCGGTCATCTTACGAGCGTGTAGGGGAGCTACGCGTGTATCTGAGTCTCCCGTGTTCAGCATGATTGCCGGGTATTTCGTTCCGGGTTTGACGTTCTGGTAGGGCGAATACTTGATCAGATAATCGTACTGCTCAGGATTTTCAGCCGAGCCGTATTCCGACGTCCACCAGCGGCCCACCAGGAACTTCTGGAAGCGAATCATGTCGAGCAGTGGGTAGCCTACCCATACGGCGCCGAACAGGTCGGGACGCTGAGTGAGCGCGGCGCCCATCAGGAGGCCGCCGTTGGAACGTCCGCGAATCGCGAGATGCTTCGATGTCGTGTATTTATTGCTGATCAGATACTCAGCCGCAGCATAGAAATCGTCGAAGACGTTCTGTTTCTTTTCAAACATTCCCGCCTTGTGCCATGCTTCTCCGTACTCGCCTCCGCCGCGCAGGTTTGGTTGCGCGTAGAAGCCGCCCTGTTCCATCCACCACGCGAACTCGGGATCCCAATGCGCAGTCATGGGAATCAGGAAGCCGCCATAGGCGAACATTAACGTGGGCGCCTTGCCGTCCCGCTTCAGGCCTTTTTTCGATGCGATGAACATTGGTACGCGTGTTCCGTCTTTGGAGTTGTAGAAGACCTGCTTCACTTCATATTGATCGGAGTTGAATGGAACTTTCGGTTTTGCGAATACTTCAGTTTTTCCGCTGGCAACGTCGTAGTGATAAACCGCAGGTGGGATGTTGAAGGACTCGAAGGTATAGAAGCCGTGGTTGGAATCCTCTCGCCCATGAACTTCGGACGCTGAGCCCAAAGCGGGGTAAGAGATCGTTCCGACCTGCTTGCCATCGAGAGTAAAGATGCGAGTTTGGGTAACTACATCATGCAGGCCAGTGGCGAAAAGCTTGCCGCCGATGATCGAAATTCCTGAGATTACGTCTTTGCTTTCGGGAACGACCGTTTGCCACTTGTCGGTGGCAGGATCTGCGATGCTGACTTTTATTACCCGGTAGTTGTCAGCCTGATAGTCGGTCAAAACATACAGATCGTCCTGGTAATTTATCGGAGTAAAGCGGCTGTCGATGCCGTG encodes:
- a CDS encoding prolyl oligopeptidase family serine peptidase; translation: MKILVFLALTLIASMALIAADIPSKKEVRGAHGILLPPPPATEVKPVTDEVSGHTLTDNYRWLEDQNSPDTRAWIDQQMHYTEQYLSQVKIRPEIVKRLTELHHVETIGVPVERSDTYFYNKRLPDENQASIYFRKGLHGSDERLIDATKLSADQNTSVHINDVSDDAQLLVYGIREGGADEQTVHLMDVPNRKELSDVLPRARYGSVSLAPDKQGIYYSKFEPTGTLVYYHRIGQPVDSDQLVFGKEFNGEKFGQMELISAQVTQNGRYLVIGVSHGVPAKREDIYVKDVRTADAPIREVIHGIDSRFTPINYQDDLYVLTDYQADNYRVIKVSIADPATDKWQTVVPESKDVISGISIIGGKLFATGLHDVVTQTRIFTLDGKQVGTISYPALGSASEVHGREDSNHGFYTFESFNIPPAVYHYDVASGKTEVFAKPKVPFNSDQYEVKQVFYNSKDGTRVPMFIASKKGLKRDGKAPTLMFAYGGFLIPMTAHWDPEFAWWMEQGGFYAQPNLRGGGEYGEAWHKAGMFEKKQNVFDDFYAAAEYLISNKYTTSKHLAIRGRSNGGLLMGAALTQRPDLFGAVWVGYPLLDMIRFQKFLVGRWWTSEYGSAENPEQYDYLIKYSPYQNVKPGTKYPAIMLNTGDSDTRVAPLHARKMTAELQADDASDRPVLLHYETKAGHSAGVSIQQLVNDTADELAFLWNETS